One window of the Runella slithyformis DSM 19594 genome contains the following:
- a CDS encoding response regulator: MKILLIEDDVKIIQSLRKGLEENGYDVDIAYDGMIGKVLARRNDYSVIVSDIIIPGVNGVQLCRELRNEGILTPFIMLTALGALEEKLVGFDAGADDYLVKPFDFLELLARIKVVTKRIQSEPVSTNVLRYADLEMNLTTRDVTRSHRRIELTGKEYALLEFLLRNSERVLSKVDIAEKIWDIRFDTGTNIIEVYITLLRKKIDKDFPIKLIHTHYGIGYVLKQEA, encoded by the coding sequence ATGAAAATTCTTTTGATAGAGGATGATGTAAAAATTATTCAGTCGCTCCGCAAAGGCTTGGAAGAAAACGGATATGACGTAGATATTGCCTATGATGGTATGATCGGAAAAGTACTTGCCCGCCGAAACGACTATTCCGTGATCGTTTCTGATATCATCATTCCGGGAGTTAACGGTGTGCAGCTGTGCCGAGAACTTCGAAATGAAGGAATTCTGACCCCCTTCATCATGCTGACAGCACTGGGCGCTCTGGAAGAAAAACTGGTAGGTTTTGACGCGGGCGCAGACGATTATCTGGTCAAACCCTTTGATTTTCTGGAACTGTTGGCTCGGATCAAAGTAGTAACCAAACGCATCCAATCAGAGCCTGTCAGTACCAACGTATTACGGTATGCTGACCTCGAAATGAATCTCACCACCCGGGATGTGACCCGCAGCCATCGTCGCATCGAACTGACCGGCAAGGAATACGCCCTGCTGGAGTTTTTGCTTCGCAATTCCGAGCGTGTACTCTCCAAGGTAGACATTGCCGAAAAAATCTGGGATATTCGTTTTGATACCGGCACCAACATCATCGAAGTCTACATCACGCTGTTGCGCAAAAAAATAGATAAAGATTTTCCGATAAAACTCATTCACACGCACTACGGCATCGGCTACGTGCTCAAACAGGAGGCATAA
- a CDS encoding murein L,D-transpeptidase catalytic domain family protein, which produces MKNVLLVVSICAMALVALAGFRKVEYPLHFSFFTAEPSADSTQLLPDSLSLMPRWKRVYHSLGLKEAGLSIEGFRYAWIGFQKEKFIKPILAIADFSQSSRHKRLYVIDLKENKLLYTTYVAHGRNSGEEFARRFSNNNSSYQSSLGFYRALSIYQGKHGMSLKLQGLETNINHRAFERAIVMHGADYVSEEFIRRTGRLGRSQGCPAVSVDDTKKLIPLLCNGAGLFLYYPDASYLKKSKLIADALNHS; this is translated from the coding sequence ATGAAAAATGTGTTGTTGGTTGTGAGTATCTGTGCAATGGCTTTGGTGGCATTGGCCGGTTTTCGAAAAGTTGAATATCCTTTACACTTCTCCTTTTTCACTGCCGAACCCTCGGCAGATTCCACGCAGCTCCTCCCCGATTCTCTGTCGCTGATGCCCCGATGGAAGCGTGTCTATCATTCGTTAGGACTCAAAGAAGCGGGTTTGTCCATCGAAGGTTTCCGGTACGCGTGGATCGGCTTCCAAAAAGAAAAATTCATTAAACCGATTCTGGCTATTGCCGATTTCAGTCAGTCTTCCCGTCACAAGCGGCTGTATGTCATTGATCTAAAAGAGAATAAGCTTTTATATACTACCTACGTAGCGCACGGCCGCAACTCGGGAGAGGAATTTGCCCGTCGCTTCTCCAACAACAATTCTTCCTACCAATCCAGTTTGGGTTTTTATCGGGCGTTGAGCATCTATCAGGGTAAGCACGGAATGTCGCTCAAATTGCAGGGGTTGGAAACCAATATCAATCATCGGGCCTTTGAGCGAGCCATTGTCATGCATGGGGCCGACTACGTCAGCGAGGAGTTCATTCGTCGCACGGGTCGTTTAGGCCGCAGTCAGGGCTGCCCGGCCGTTTCGGTCGACGATACCAAAAAGCTCATTCCGCTGCTGTGCAACGGTGCGGGCCTGTTTTTGTATTATCCCGATGCGTCCTATCTGAAAAAATCAAAATTGATCGCCGATGCGCTCAACCATAGCTAA